In the Klebsiella aerogenes KCTC 2190 genome, one interval contains:
- the hemP gene encoding hemin uptake protein HemP, with protein MDNTATAEKTKDNAPYPLASDRQISSRTLLGAEGRVVIEHDGQRYLLRQTHAGKLILTK; from the coding sequence ATGGATAACACTGCCACAGCTGAGAAAACGAAAGACAATGCTCCCTATCCCCTTGCCAGCGATCGCCAAATCAGCAGCCGGACGCTGTTGGGTGCGGAAGGTCGCGTGGTGATCGAACATGACGGTCAGCGCTATCTGCTGCGCCAGACCCACGCCGGTAAGCTAATTTTGACCAAATAA
- the ppsA gene encoding phosphoenolpyruvate synthase has product MSNNGSSPLVLWYNQLGMNDVDRVGGKNASLGEMITNLSGMGVSVPNGFATTADAFDQFLDQSGVNQRIYALLDETDIDDVSALAKAGAQIRQWIIDTPFQSELENAIREAYDLLSADDAEASFAVRSSATAEDMPDASFAGQQETFLNVQGFDAVLVAVKHVFASLFNDRAISYRVHQGYDHRGVALSAGVQRMVRSDLASSGVMFSIDTESGFDQVVFITSAWGLGEMVVQGAVNPDEFYVHKPTLAANRPAIVRRTMGSKKIRMVYAPTQEHGKQVRIEDVPQAQRDVFSLTNEEVEELAKQAVQIEKHYGRPMDIEWAKDGHTGKLFIVQARPETVRSRGQVMERYTLHAQGQIIAEGRAIGHRIGAGPVKVIHDISEMNRIEPGDVLVTDMTDPDWEPIMKKASAIVTNRGGRTCHAAIIARELGIPAVVGCGDATDRIQENQNVTVSCAEGDTGYVYAELLDFSVKSSSVGEMPNLPLKVMMNVGNPDRAFDFACLPNEGVGLARLEFIINRMIGVHPRALLEFDDQEPGLQNEIRELMKGYDSPREFYVGRLTEGIATLGAAFYPKRVIVRLSDFKSNEYANLVGGERYEPEEENPMLGFRGAGRYVSESFRDCFALECEAMKRVRNDMGLTNVEVMVPFVRTVAQAKAVVEELERQGLKRGENGLKIIMMCEIPSNALLAEQFLEYFDGFSIGSNDMTQLALGLDRDSGVVSELFDERNDAVKALLSMAIRAAKKQGKYVGICGQGPSDHEDFAAWLMEEGIDSLSLNPDTVVQTWLGLAELNK; this is encoded by the coding sequence ATGTCCAACAATGGCTCGTCACCGCTGGTGCTTTGGTATAACCAACTCGGCATGAATGATGTAGACAGAGTTGGGGGCAAAAATGCCTCCCTTGGTGAAATGATTACTAACCTGTCCGGTATGGGTGTCTCCGTACCAAACGGGTTCGCCACCACCGCTGATGCTTTCGATCAGTTCCTGGACCAAAGCGGTGTTAACCAGCGCATTTATGCACTGCTGGATGAAACCGACATTGACGACGTTTCCGCATTAGCGAAAGCGGGCGCGCAGATCCGTCAGTGGATCATCGACACCCCCTTCCAGAGCGAACTGGAAAACGCGATTCGCGAAGCTTATGACCTGCTGTCCGCCGATGACGCCGAGGCCTCGTTCGCCGTGCGCTCTTCCGCGACGGCGGAAGATATGCCGGATGCTTCCTTCGCCGGTCAGCAAGAGACATTCCTCAACGTGCAGGGCTTTGACGCCGTGCTCGTTGCCGTGAAGCACGTATTCGCTTCACTGTTTAACGATCGCGCGATCTCCTATCGCGTGCATCAGGGTTACGATCACCGCGGCGTGGCGCTATCCGCCGGGGTGCAGAGGATGGTGCGCTCCGACCTGGCCTCCTCCGGCGTGATGTTCTCCATCGATACCGAGTCCGGTTTCGACCAGGTGGTGTTTATCACCTCGGCGTGGGGGCTCGGCGAGATGGTGGTGCAGGGCGCGGTGAACCCGGACGAATTTTACGTCCATAAACCGACCCTGGCGGCTAATCGCCCGGCTATCGTGCGCCGTACCATGGGGTCGAAAAAAATCCGCATGGTTTATGCGCCGACTCAGGAACACGGCAAGCAGGTGCGCATTGAAGATGTGCCGCAGGCGCAGCGCGATGTTTTCTCGTTAACCAACGAGGAAGTGGAAGAGCTGGCGAAGCAGGCGGTGCAGATCGAGAAGCACTACGGTCGCCCAATGGATATCGAGTGGGCGAAAGATGGCCATACCGGTAAGCTGTTTATCGTCCAGGCGCGCCCGGAAACCGTCCGTTCGCGCGGTCAGGTGATGGAGCGTTATACGCTGCATGCCCAGGGGCAGATCATTGCCGAAGGGCGAGCTATCGGCCACCGTATCGGCGCCGGCCCGGTCAAGGTTATTCACGATATCAGTGAGATGAACCGCATCGAGCCTGGCGACGTGCTGGTCACCGACATGACCGACCCGGATTGGGAACCGATCATGAAGAAAGCCTCGGCGATCGTCACCAACCGCGGCGGCCGTACCTGCCACGCGGCGATTATCGCCCGTGAGCTGGGCATCCCGGCGGTGGTCGGCTGCGGCGATGCGACCGATCGCATCCAGGAAAACCAGAATGTCACCGTTTCCTGCGCTGAAGGCGACACCGGCTATGTCTACGCGGAGCTACTGGACTTCAGCGTGAAGAGCTCAAGCGTTGGCGAGATGCCAAACCTGCCGCTGAAGGTGATGATGAACGTCGGCAACCCGGATCGCGCCTTTGACTTCGCCTGCCTGCCGAATGAAGGCGTGGGCCTGGCGCGTCTGGAATTCATCATCAACCGCATGATTGGCGTTCACCCGCGTGCGCTGTTGGAGTTTGACGACCAGGAGCCGGGCCTGCAGAACGAAATCCGCGAGCTGATGAAAGGCTACGACTCACCGAGAGAGTTCTACGTTGGCCGCCTGACCGAAGGGATCGCTACCCTTGGCGCCGCCTTCTACCCGAAACGGGTGATCGTGCGTTTGTCCGACTTCAAATCTAACGAGTACGCCAACCTGGTGGGCGGCGAGCGTTACGAGCCGGAAGAAGAGAACCCGATGCTCGGATTCCGCGGCGCCGGACGCTACGTTTCAGAAAGCTTCCGCGATTGCTTCGCTCTGGAGTGTGAAGCCATGAAACGCGTGCGTAACGACATGGGCCTGACCAACGTGGAAGTGATGGTGCCATTCGTACGTACCGTGGCGCAGGCGAAAGCGGTGGTCGAAGAGCTGGAACGTCAGGGACTGAAGCGCGGCGAGAACGGGTTGAAGATCATTATGATGTGCGAAATCCCGTCGAACGCGCTGCTGGCGGAGCAGTTCCTCGAGTACTTCGATGGCTTCTCGATTGGCTCGAACGACATGACGCAGCTGGCGCTGGGCCTCGATCGCGACTCCGGCGTCGTGTCTGAGCTGTTTGATGAACGCAACGACGCGGTGAAAGCGCTGCTGTCGATGGCCATCCGCGCGGCGAAAAAACAGGGCAAATACGTGGGCATCTGCGGCCAGGGGCCGTCCGACCACGAAGACTTTGCCGCCTGGCTGATGGAAGAGGGGATCGATAGCCTGTCCCTGAACCCGGATACCGTGGTGCAAACCTGGTTAGGTCTGGCTGAACTGAATAAATAA
- the ydiK gene encoding AI-2E family transporter YdiK — protein MINQHQPRDIPQILLSVLFLSLIIISCLWVVQPFILSFAWAGTVVIATWPVLLRLQKLLFGKRSLAVLVMTLLLFLLFVIPIALLVNSLVDNSAPLIKIVSTGQVTLPDFAWLNSIPLIGDKLYSAWHSLLEMGGAAIMAKVRPYIGATTTWFVGQAAHIGKLLVYCGLMLLFSALLYWRGERVAYGFRYFATRLASKRGDAAVVLAGQAVRAVALGVVVTALAQAVLGGIGLAISGVPYAALLTVVMIFTCLVQLGPLIVLVPSIIWLYWTGDTTWGTVLLVWSCVVGTMDNVIRPVLIRMGADLPMILILSGVIGGLIAFGMIGLFIGPVLLAVSWRLYDAWVQEVPPPPLDPDLVLAELAELNASHNKSEK, from the coding sequence ATGATTAACCAACATCAGCCCCGGGACATACCGCAAATTCTGCTGTCGGTGCTGTTTTTGTCCCTGATAATTATTTCCTGCCTGTGGGTTGTGCAACCATTTATTCTCTCTTTTGCCTGGGCCGGTACCGTGGTCATCGCCACCTGGCCGGTGCTGCTGCGTCTGCAAAAGCTGCTGTTTGGCAAGCGCTCGCTGGCGGTGCTGGTGATGACGCTGCTGCTGTTTTTACTGTTCGTTATTCCTATCGCCTTATTGGTGAATAGCCTGGTCGATAATAGCGCCCCGCTGATCAAAATCGTCAGCACCGGCCAGGTAACGCTGCCGGATTTCGCCTGGCTGAACTCGATTCCGCTGATCGGCGATAAACTCTATTCCGCCTGGCATAGCCTGCTGGAGATGGGCGGCGCGGCGATTATGGCTAAGGTTCGCCCTTATATTGGCGCCACCACCACCTGGTTTGTCGGCCAGGCGGCGCACATTGGTAAACTTCTGGTTTACTGCGGACTGATGCTGTTGTTCAGCGCCCTGCTTTACTGGCGCGGCGAGCGCGTCGCCTATGGTTTCCGCTACTTCGCGACCCGTCTGGCCTCAAAGCGTGGCGATGCTGCGGTGGTCCTCGCCGGACAGGCGGTACGCGCCGTAGCGCTGGGCGTGGTTGTCACCGCGCTGGCGCAGGCGGTGCTCGGCGGTATCGGGCTGGCGATAAGCGGCGTGCCTTACGCCGCGCTGTTGACCGTGGTGATGATTTTCACCTGTCTGGTACAGCTGGGGCCGCTTATCGTGCTGGTCCCTTCAATTATCTGGCTATACTGGACCGGCGATACGACCTGGGGCACGGTGCTGCTGGTGTGGAGCTGCGTGGTGGGTACGATGGATAACGTGATTCGCCCGGTATTGATTCGCATGGGCGCCGACCTGCCGATGATTCTGATCCTCTCCGGCGTTATCGGCGGCCTGATCGCCTTCGGGATGATTGGCCTGTTTATCGGTCCGGTGCTGCTGGCCGTCTCCTGGCGTCTTTACGACGCCTGGGTACAGGAAGTGCCGCCACCGCCGCTAGACCCGGATCTGGTTCTGGCGGAGCTCGCCGAGCTTAATGCCAGCCATAACAAAAGCGAAAAGTAA
- a CDS encoding 3-deoxy-7-phosphoheptulonate synthase, whose translation MNKTDELRTARIESLVTPAELAQRHPVSAEVAAHVSASRRRIEKILNGEDRRLLVIIGPCSIHDPEAALEYARRLQGMRERYQPQLEIVMRTYFEKPRTVVGWKGLISDPDLNGSYRVNHGIELARRLLLQINELGIPTATEFLDMVTGQFIADLISWGAIGARTTESQIHREMASALSCPVGFKNGTDGNTRIAVDAIRASRASHMFLSPDKQGQMTIYQTSGNPYGHIIMRGGKRPNYHAADIAAAGEALREFDLPEQLVVDFSHGNCQKQHRRQLEVCANICQQIREGSTAIAGIMAESFLAEGTQKVIPGQPLIWGQSITDPCLSWEDSEKMLAELAAATATRL comes from the coding sequence ATGAATAAAACAGACGAATTGCGTACCGCGCGCATTGAAAGCCTGGTAACGCCCGCGGAACTGGCGCAGCGCCATCCCGTGTCGGCCGAGGTTGCCGCCCACGTCTCCGCCTCCCGCCGGCGGATTGAAAAAATCCTCAACGGCGAAGACCGCCGCCTGCTGGTAATTATCGGCCCCTGCTCCATTCACGACCCTGAAGCGGCGCTGGAATATGCGCGCCGCCTGCAGGGCATGCGCGAACGTTACCAGCCGCAGCTGGAAATTGTCATGCGCACCTATTTCGAAAAACCGCGCACCGTCGTGGGCTGGAAAGGTCTTATTTCCGACCCCGATCTCAACGGCAGCTACCGGGTCAATCACGGTATCGAACTGGCGCGTCGTCTGCTGCTGCAGATCAACGAGCTGGGTATCCCAACCGCCACCGAATTCCTGGATATGGTGACCGGGCAGTTTATCGCCGATCTGATTAGCTGGGGCGCCATCGGCGCGCGCACCACCGAAAGCCAAATCCACCGCGAGATGGCCTCGGCGCTCTCCTGCCCGGTTGGTTTTAAAAACGGAACCGACGGCAACACCCGTATCGCGGTCGACGCGATACGCGCCTCGCGCGCCAGCCATATGTTCCTGTCACCGGATAAACAGGGCCAGATGACCATCTACCAGACCAGCGGTAACCCGTACGGCCATATCATTATGCGCGGCGGTAAACGGCCAAATTATCATGCTGCGGATATCGCCGCCGCCGGCGAAGCGCTACGCGAATTCGATCTCCCTGAGCAACTGGTCGTCGACTTCAGCCATGGCAATTGTCAGAAGCAGCATCGCCGTCAACTGGAAGTGTGCGCCAATATCTGCCAGCAGATCCGCGAGGGCTCCACCGCCATTGCCGGGATCATGGCGGAGAGCTTCCTCGCCGAAGGGACGCAAAAAGTGATCCCCGGTCAGCCGCTGATCTGGGGCCAGTCGATTACCGACCCGTGCCTGAGCTGGGAAGATAGCGAAAAAATGCTCGCTGAACTGGCTGCAGCCACCGCTACACGGTTGTAA
- the ppsR gene encoding posphoenolpyruvate synthetase regulatory kinase/phosphorylase PpsR, protein MDSAVDRHVFYISDGTAITAEVLGHAVMSQFPVAISSVTLPFVENVSRARAVKEQIDAIFQQTGIRPLVFYSIVIPEIRDIILQSEGFCQDIVQALVAPLQQELHLDPTPVAHRTHGLNPGNLIKYDARIAAIDYTLAHDDGISLRNLDQAQVILLGVSRCGKTPTSLYLAMQYGIRAANYPFIADDMDNLVLPASLKPLQHKMFGLTINPERLAAIREERRENSRYASLRQCRMEVTEVEALYRKNKIPCLNSTNYSVEEIATKIMDIMGLNRRMY, encoded by the coding sequence ATGGACAGTGCTGTAGATCGCCACGTATTTTATATTTCTGACGGTACCGCTATTACGGCGGAAGTTTTAGGCCATGCGGTAATGTCGCAATTCCCGGTGGCTATCAGTAGCGTAACCCTGCCGTTCGTCGAAAACGTCAGCCGCGCCCGGGCGGTTAAAGAGCAAATCGATGCCATTTTTCAACAAACCGGCATCCGGCCGCTGGTCTTCTATTCCATCGTTATCCCCGAAATTCGCGACATTATTTTGCAAAGCGAGGGGTTTTGTCAGGATATCGTGCAGGCGCTGGTAGCCCCGCTGCAGCAAGAATTACATCTGGATCCCACGCCGGTGGCTCACCGCACCCATGGCCTGAATCCCGGTAACCTGATTAAATACGATGCGCGTATCGCCGCCATCGATTACACGCTTGCCCACGATGATGGCATCTCGCTGCGCAATCTCGATCAGGCGCAGGTGATCCTGCTTGGCGTTTCGCGCTGCGGCAAAACGCCGACCAGCCTGTATCTGGCCATGCAATACGGTATTCGCGCCGCTAACTACCCTTTTATCGCCGACGATATGGACAATCTGGTTCTCCCGGCCTCGTTAAAGCCGCTGCAGCACAAGATGTTCGGCCTGACGATTAACCCGGAGCGACTGGCGGCAATCCGCGAAGAGCGCCGGGAAAATAGCCGCTACGCCTCGTTGCGCCAGTGCCGCATGGAAGTGACCGAAGTCGAAGCGTTGTACCGCAAAAACAAGATCCCCTGCCTCAACAGCACCAACTATTCGGTAGAGGAAATTGCCACCAAAATCATGGATATCATGGGGCTGAATCGCAGGATGTACTAA
- the selO gene encoding protein adenylyltransferase SelO, translating to MTLSFTTHWRDRLPGFYTSLAPTPLDNARLIWRNTALAQTLGVPETIFNPQHGAGVWGGEAVLPGMSPLAQVYSGHQFGAWAGQLGDGRGILLGEQQLPDGQRFDWHLKGAGLTPYSRMGDGRAVLRSTIRESLASEAMHALGIPTTRALAMVTSDTPVYREREERGTMLMRIAESHVRFGHFEHFYYRREAEKVQQLADYVIEHHWPQLQQEADKYILWFRDVVTRTAEMIASWQTVGFAHGVMNTDNMSILGLTMDYGPYGFLDDFQPGFICNHSDYQGRYSFDNQPAVGLWNLQRLAQSLSPFISADALNAALDDYQPALLTTYGRRMRDKLGFYTQQTGDNTLLDGLFSLMEREGSDYTRTFRMLSQSEQHSAASPLRDEFIDRAAFDSWFADYRARLRDEQIDDSERQQRMQGVNPAVVLRNWLAQRAIEKAEDGDMGELERLHEALAQPFADRTDDYANRPPDWGKHLEVSCSS from the coding sequence ATGACCCTGTCTTTTACTACTCACTGGCGCGATCGGCTGCCGGGTTTTTACACTTCACTGGCGCCCACGCCGCTGGATAACGCGCGTCTCATCTGGCGCAACACCGCGCTGGCGCAAACGCTGGGCGTCCCGGAGACGATATTTAATCCGCAACATGGGGCGGGCGTCTGGGGAGGCGAAGCGGTGCTGCCAGGGATGTCGCCGCTGGCGCAGGTCTACAGCGGCCATCAATTTGGCGCCTGGGCCGGTCAGCTTGGCGACGGGCGCGGCATTTTGCTTGGCGAGCAGCAGTTGCCGGATGGTCAACGTTTTGACTGGCATCTTAAAGGCGCCGGTCTGACGCCCTATTCGAGAATGGGCGATGGCCGGGCGGTACTGCGCTCGACTATCCGCGAAAGCCTTGCCAGCGAAGCAATGCATGCGCTGGGGATCCCAACCACCCGCGCGCTGGCGATGGTGACCAGCGACACGCCGGTTTACCGCGAACGCGAAGAACGCGGCACCATGCTGATGCGCATCGCCGAAAGCCACGTCCGCTTCGGCCATTTCGAACATTTTTACTATCGTCGCGAAGCGGAAAAAGTGCAGCAGCTGGCAGATTATGTGATTGAACACCACTGGCCGCAGCTGCAGCAGGAGGCGGATAAGTATATTCTTTGGTTCCGTGACGTTGTCACGCGTACCGCGGAAATGATCGCCAGCTGGCAGACTGTTGGCTTTGCCCACGGGGTGATGAATACCGACAATATGTCGATTCTTGGCCTTACCATGGATTATGGTCCGTATGGCTTCCTCGATGATTTCCAGCCCGGGTTTATCTGCAACCATTCTGATTATCAGGGGCGTTATAGCTTTGATAACCAACCGGCGGTAGGGTTGTGGAACCTGCAGCGTCTGGCCCAGTCGCTCTCGCCGTTTATCAGCGCCGACGCGCTGAACGCGGCGCTGGATGACTATCAGCCTGCCTTGTTGACCACCTACGGCCGCCGCATGCGCGACAAACTCGGCTTCTATACTCAGCAAACCGGTGATAACACTCTGCTTGATGGACTGTTCAGCCTGATGGAGCGTGAAGGGAGTGACTACACTCGTACCTTCCGGATGCTGAGCCAAAGCGAGCAGCACAGCGCGGCATCGCCGCTGCGTGATGAGTTTATCGACCGCGCGGCCTTTGATAGCTGGTTTGCCGACTACCGGGCGCGGCTGCGCGATGAACAGATCGACGATAGCGAACGCCAGCAGCGGATGCAGGGCGTCAACCCGGCGGTGGTGCTACGCAACTGGCTGGCGCAGCGGGCGATAGAAAAAGCCGAAGATGGCGACATGGGCGAGCTGGAACGTCTGCATGAAGCCCTCGCGCAGCCGTTCGCCGATCGTACTGATGATTACGCCAACCGCCCGCCTGATTGGGGTAAACATCTGGAAGTGAGCTGCTCCAGCTAA